A genomic stretch from Komagataeibacter xylinus includes:
- the rpe gene encoding ribulose-phosphate 3-epimerase, with the protein MAALNTPLIAPSLLAADFSRAAEEVAAVETAGADWLHLDVMDGHFVPNLSMGPQLIKALRPKSKLPFDVHLMIAPVDPYIEAFAKAGADHIHLHVEAGPHTHRSLQHVRDHGVKPGVAICPATPPEAVGEVLDLVDMILVMTVNPGFGGQKFLTSQLRKIETLRRMADATGRDIRIGVDGGITAATAPLAVAAGADVLVAGTSVYGQRNYGAAISALRSGAHSPA; encoded by the coding sequence ATGGCTGCTCTGAACACCCCCCTTATCGCGCCGAGCCTGCTGGCTGCGGATTTCTCACGCGCGGCGGAGGAAGTCGCTGCGGTTGAAACCGCTGGTGCCGACTGGCTGCATCTGGATGTGATGGACGGGCATTTCGTGCCCAACCTCTCCATGGGCCCGCAACTGATCAAGGCGCTGCGCCCCAAATCAAAACTCCCGTTTGACGTGCATCTCATGATCGCGCCGGTCGATCCCTATATCGAGGCGTTCGCCAAGGCAGGAGCCGACCATATCCACCTGCATGTCGAGGCCGGGCCGCACACGCACCGCTCGCTGCAGCATGTGCGCGACCATGGGGTCAAACCGGGTGTTGCCATCTGCCCCGCCACCCCGCCCGAGGCGGTGGGCGAGGTGCTGGACCTGGTGGACATGATCCTTGTCATGACCGTCAACCCCGGCTTTGGCGGCCAGAAATTCCTGACCAGCCAGCTCCGCAAGATCGAAACCCTGCGCCGCATGGCCGATGCCACCGGGCGCGATATCCGCATTGGCGTAGATGGCGGCATTACCGCCGCCACGGCCCCGCTGGCGGTTGCCGCGGGTGCTGACGTGCTGGTGGCAGGCACGTCCGTCTATGGGCAGCGCAATTATGGCGCCGCCATCAGCGCCCTGCGCAGCGGGGCGCATAGCCCGGCGTGA
- a CDS encoding heparinase II/III family protein: MALTRVMRGMRVSLARLPLLGDGRYLPAAPVHNVRDLWPGNTTAGARLARGSLTWAGYTHPVGPGQWDAPEFEPAFREGLLSFRWLRDLRAVGTDAARLKARALVDDWLHHPSQSPMALECGVIGARVAAWLGHYDFFAASASDAFRQRLMARILVEGRMIAALMPPEQPGWQGLAALKGLLAVAVAMPEYTGFLTRYRRYIDNVVESQILPDGWHVERSPEVQLRALRELAEMRAMMQAVQHALPHSVALALDKMSPVLRAMRHGDGGLALFNGSHERSSALIDMVLSQATRTRVVANAMPDGGFVRMQAVRSLLLVDVGIPAPAPFDHNAHAGTLSFEFSCARQRLIVNCGGGVLPAWKDALRQTAAHAVVTVEGMSSSEFGEDGTVRRRPAHVGVEHAVAEGAHWLNLSHDGYHASAGTTYYRRLYLSADGEMLRGEETLEGERELTFALRLHLHPSVTAVDALDGSILLGAGEQHWRFRAEGGVVSIEESVYSGGQVPCRTLQLVVQVEPAAGMAEGGGQGAGVEPAAPPPQGSTPLGDVPPGKMRQVVRWGLRREKLLLLT, from the coding sequence ATGGCACTGACCCGCGTCATGCGCGGCATGCGCGTCTCCCTGGCGCGCCTGCCCCTTTTGGGGGATGGCAGGTACCTGCCTGCTGCCCCCGTCCATAACGTGCGCGACCTGTGGCCGGGCAATACCACAGCAGGCGCGCGGCTGGCGCGTGGCAGCCTGACATGGGCGGGCTATACCCACCCCGTAGGGCCGGGGCAGTGGGATGCGCCTGAATTCGAGCCTGCCTTCCGCGAGGGGCTGCTCAGTTTCCGCTGGCTGCGCGACCTGCGCGCCGTGGGCACCGATGCCGCGCGGCTCAAGGCGCGCGCGCTGGTGGATGACTGGCTGCATCATCCCTCCCAGAGCCCGATGGCGCTTGAATGCGGCGTGATCGGCGCGCGGGTTGCAGCGTGGTTGGGGCATTATGATTTTTTTGCCGCCTCGGCCAGCGATGCGTTCCGCCAGCGCCTCATGGCCCGCATTCTGGTGGAAGGGCGCATGATCGCCGCCCTCATGCCGCCCGAACAGCCGGGCTGGCAGGGGCTGGCGGCACTCAAGGGGCTGCTGGCCGTGGCCGTGGCCATGCCGGAATATACCGGTTTCCTGACCCGCTACCGCCGCTATATCGATAACGTGGTGGAAAGCCAGATCCTGCCCGATGGCTGGCACGTCGAGCGCAGCCCGGAGGTGCAGTTGCGCGCCCTGCGCGAACTGGCCGAGATGCGGGCCATGATGCAGGCGGTACAGCACGCGCTGCCCCATTCGGTGGCCCTGGCACTGGACAAGATGAGCCCGGTGCTGCGCGCCATGCGCCATGGCGATGGGGGGCTGGCGCTGTTCAATGGCAGTCATGAGCGCAGTTCCGCGCTGATTGACATGGTGCTGTCGCAGGCCACGCGCACGCGGGTCGTGGCGAATGCCATGCCCGATGGCGGGTTCGTGCGCATGCAGGCCGTGCGTTCGCTGCTTTTGGTGGATGTGGGCATTCCCGCCCCGGCCCCGTTTGACCACAATGCGCATGCGGGTACGCTGTCATTCGAGTTTTCATGCGCGCGCCAGCGCCTTATCGTCAATTGCGGCGGCGGCGTGCTGCCCGCATGGAAGGACGCCCTGCGCCAGACGGCAGCGCATGCGGTCGTGACGGTGGAGGGGATGTCATCCTCCGAGTTCGGCGAGGATGGCACGGTCCGCCGCCGCCCCGCCCATGTGGGCGTGGAGCATGCCGTGGCCGAGGGGGCGCATTGGCTCAACCTGTCGCATGATGGCTACCATGCCTCAGCCGGGACAACGTATTATCGCAGGCTTTACCTTTCGGCTGATGGCGAAATGCTGCGCGGCGAGGAAACGCTTGAGGGCGAGCGTGAACTGACCTTCGCGCTGCGGCTGCACCTGCACCCGTCGGTTACGGCAGTGGATGCGCTTGATGGCTCCATCCTGCTTGGTGCTGGCGAGCAGCACTGGCGCTTCCGCGCGGAAGGGGGCGTGGTCTCGATCGAGGAGAGCGTCTATTCCGGCGGGCAGGTGCCCTGTCGCACGCTTCAGCTTGTAGTGCAGGTGGAACCTGCGGCAGGCATGGCGGAAGGTGGTGGGCAGGGGGCTGGCGTGGAGCCTGCGGCCCCGCCTCCGCAGGGCAGCACGCCGTTGGGCGATGTGCCGCCAGGCAAGATGCGGCAGGTGGTGCGCTGGGGGCTCAGGCGTGAGAAACTGCTCCTGCTGACATGA
- a CDS encoding DUF4186 domain-containing protein — translation MARRPARKAAPAQQTDLFAPAVPRAVPAPLADLSALPPVAPELWARLAYSKFRARFHLGDKERDYLAERGLPEVMRHAADFIATRLAPAHPARDGRQTPWRGHPVFIAQHATGTCCRGCVAKWHAMPEGEMLDAQQQAYLLAVIQAWLRRDYSREP, via the coding sequence ATGGCCCGCAGGCCCGCACGCAAGGCAGCCCCGGCGCAACAGACTGACCTGTTTGCGCCTGCCGTACCGCGCGCCGTGCCTGCGCCACTGGCCGACCTGTCCGCCCTGCCCCCTGTCGCACCGGAATTATGGGCGCGGCTGGCCTACTCCAAGTTCCGCGCCCGCTTCCACCTTGGGGACAAGGAACGGGATTATCTTGCCGAACGGGGCCTGCCCGAAGTCATGCGCCACGCGGCGGACTTCATTGCCACCCGCCTTGCCCCCGCACACCCCGCGCGTGATGGCAGGCAGACCCCATGGCGCGGGCACCCGGTCTTCATTGCCCAGCATGCCACCGGCACCTGCTGCCGGGGCTGTGTTGCCAAATGGCATGCCATGCCTGAAGGTGAAATGCTTGATGCGCAGCAACAGGCCTATCTGCTGGCAGTCATACAGGCATGGCTCAGGCGCGATTACAGCCGGGAACCATAA
- a CDS encoding alpha/beta hydrolase, whose product MPEVMFAGPDGRLEGRYHHSSAPNAPLALVLHPHPLHGGTMNNRITYAMYRAFEKMGFSVMRYNSRGVGRSQGRYDGGIGEISDAAAALDWMQMVNPNASGLWIAGYSFGAFVGMQLLMRRPEITGWISVAPPANYYDFGFLAPCPCGGLMIAGENDELVPEPAVRKLVDKLNTQKGVSVDYRIFKGADHVFANQAEQVAEALEDHVSTVMNRKMLALAAD is encoded by the coding sequence ATGCCTGAGGTCATGTTTGCCGGCCCTGATGGCCGCCTGGAAGGTCGATACCACCACTCAAGCGCGCCCAACGCGCCGCTTGCCCTGGTGCTCCATCCCCACCCGCTGCATGGCGGTACCATGAACAACCGCATCACCTACGCCATGTACCGCGCGTTCGAGAAGATGGGCTTCTCGGTCATGCGCTACAACTCGCGCGGGGTCGGCCGCTCGCAGGGGCGCTATGATGGTGGCATTGGCGAAATTTCAGATGCCGCCGCCGCCCTTGACTGGATGCAGATGGTCAACCCCAACGCCAGCGGGCTGTGGATCGCGGGCTATTCCTTCGGGGCCTTCGTGGGCATGCAGTTGCTCATGCGCCGCCCCGAGATTACCGGCTGGATCAGCGTGGCGCCCCCTGCCAACTACTATGATTTCGGCTTCCTCGCACCATGTCCGTGCGGCGGGCTGATGATTGCGGGCGAGAACGATGAACTCGTGCCCGAGCCCGCCGTGCGCAAACTTGTTGACAAGCTGAACACCCAGAAGGGCGTGAGCGTGGATTACCGCATCTTCAAGGGGGCCGACCACGTGTTCGCCAACCAGGCCGAACAGGTGGCCGAAGCGCTGGAAGACCATGTGAGCACGGTCATGAACCGCAAGATGCTGGCGCTGGCGGCGGACTGA
- a CDS encoding cysteine desulfurase family protein, producing MSTLSDRFTYLDANAAEPIRPEACDAMTQAAVVAGNPASVHRAGRAARAVLETAREDIAALFGTTAENCVFTSGGTEANVLAIAGQAGGRRVLVGASEHDAVRAAAPGAAIPVRADGVLDLAALERMLVAEGPPALVCAMLANNETGVINPVREIADLCHAHGALLHVDAVQAAGRIAFGVDGLGADSVAISGHKFGGPKGAGALLLAGARFHAIPPLLAGGGQEQGRRGGTPALPAIAGMAAAAKAAVAGMAAQAGLLGAWRDRIEAAAVTAGASVCGAGAMRLANTTSLLLPGRRAQTQLIALDIAGYGVSAGAACSSGKVARSHVLEAMGLGEGAGCAIRVSLPWSVSEADVQGFINAYTAMAARLPAQAGAVA from the coding sequence ATGAGCACCCTGAGCGACCGTTTTACATATCTTGATGCCAACGCCGCCGAGCCCATCCGGCCCGAAGCGTGTGATGCCATGACGCAGGCGGCAGTCGTGGCGGGCAACCCGGCCTCCGTGCACCGGGCGGGACGTGCTGCCCGCGCCGTGCTCGAGACCGCGCGTGAGGATATCGCGGCCCTGTTCGGAACTACGGCCGAGAACTGCGTGTTCACCTCAGGCGGCACGGAAGCCAATGTGCTGGCTATTGCCGGGCAGGCAGGCGGCAGACGCGTGCTCGTGGGCGCAAGCGAACATGATGCCGTACGCGCTGCGGCCCCGGGTGCGGCCATTCCCGTGCGGGCCGATGGCGTGCTGGACCTGGCCGCCCTTGAGCGCATGCTGGTGGCGGAAGGGCCGCCCGCGCTGGTCTGCGCCATGCTGGCCAATAACGAGACCGGCGTCATCAACCCCGTGCGCGAGATTGCTGATCTGTGCCACGCCCATGGCGCGCTGCTGCATGTGGATGCGGTGCAGGCGGCAGGCCGCATCGCCTTTGGCGTCGACGGACTCGGTGCGGACAGCGTGGCGATCTCGGGCCATAAATTCGGTGGGCCGAAGGGCGCGGGTGCGCTGTTGCTGGCAGGCGCGCGGTTCCATGCCATTCCACCGCTGCTGGCAGGTGGCGGGCAGGAACAGGGGCGGCGCGGCGGCACGCCAGCGCTGCCCGCCATTGCAGGCATGGCTGCGGCGGCAAAGGCCGCGGTTGCGGGCATGGCGGCGCAGGCCGGACTACTCGGCGCATGGCGCGACCGGATCGAGGCGGCAGCCGTGACGGCCGGGGCCAGCGTGTGCGGGGCAGGCGCCATGCGCCTCGCCAATACCACCAGCCTTTTGCTGCCCGGACGGCGCGCGCAGACTCAGCTCATCGCGCTCGACATTGCGGGTTATGGCGTTTCAGCTGGCGCGGCGTGCTCATCGGGCAAGGTGGCGCGGTCGCATGTGCTTGAAGCCATGGGGCTGGGCGAGGGCGCAGGCTGCGCCATCCGTGTCTCGTTGCCATGGTCGGTGAGCGAGGCGGACGTGCAGGGCTTCATCAACGCCTATACGGCCATGGCGGCCCGTCTGCCCGCACAGGCCGGAGCGGTTGCATGA
- a CDS encoding aminopeptidase — protein MALSPRHEQLLDRLAEVAVRVGVNIAHGQQLLITAPLDAVPLVRRIAEHAYRAGASLVTPFYSDDVTTLARFHHAADDTLDTAADWLHEGMANAYRKGAARMAITGGNPVLLANEDAERVSRIGRAASKAGRPAMELITRFAINWNIVAYATPAWAAQVFPGVPEEEAVSHLWDAIFQASRVMVDDPVAEWKSHNAHLHKRATWLNEKRFAALHFTGPDTDLTVGLADGHAWAGGAEPAGNGIVCNPNIPTEEVFTTPHARKVSGTVRATKPLFHQGTLIDDIAVRFEEGRIVEAHASSGLDVLNRILDTDEGARRLGEVALVPASSPISASGILFRNTLFDENAASHIALGQSYAKCMLDTDSLTEAHLAAQGANTSFIHIDWMIGSSKIDVDAINHDGTREPLMRQGEWSNQP, from the coding sequence ATGGCTCTTTCCCCCCGGCATGAACAGCTTCTGGACCGCCTGGCCGAAGTCGCCGTCCGCGTGGGCGTGAATATCGCGCACGGGCAGCAGCTTCTCATCACGGCCCCGCTCGACGCCGTGCCGCTGGTGCGCCGCATTGCCGAGCACGCCTACAGGGCAGGCGCTTCACTGGTCACGCCGTTCTATTCCGATGACGTGACCACGCTGGCGCGCTTCCACCATGCGGCGGATGACACGCTCGACACCGCCGCCGACTGGCTGCACGAAGGCATGGCGAACGCCTACCGCAAGGGCGCGGCACGCATGGCCATTACCGGAGGCAACCCGGTGCTGCTGGCCAATGAGGATGCCGAGCGCGTCTCGCGCATAGGCCGCGCGGCCTCAAAGGCGGGGCGGCCTGCCATGGAACTGATCACGCGATTCGCCATCAACTGGAACATCGTGGCGTATGCTACCCCCGCCTGGGCGGCGCAGGTCTTTCCCGGCGTGCCGGAGGAGGAAGCCGTCAGCCATCTGTGGGATGCCATCTTCCAGGCCTCACGCGTGATGGTGGATGACCCGGTGGCGGAATGGAAAAGCCATAACGCCCACCTGCACAAGCGTGCCACGTGGCTGAACGAAAAGCGCTTCGCCGCCCTGCACTTTACCGGCCCCGATACCGACCTGACCGTGGGCCTGGCCGATGGCCATGCCTGGGCGGGCGGCGCGGAACCTGCGGGCAACGGCATCGTGTGCAACCCCAACATTCCCACCGAGGAAGTGTTCACCACGCCGCATGCCCGCAAGGTCAGCGGCACGGTGCGCGCCACCAAGCCGCTGTTCCACCAGGGCACGCTGATCGATGATATCGCCGTACGCTTTGAAGAGGGGCGCATTGTCGAGGCCCATGCCAGCAGCGGGCTTGACGTGCTCAACCGCATTCTCGACACCGATGAGGGCGCGCGCCGCCTGGGTGAAGTGGCCCTCGTGCCCGCATCCTCCCCCATCTCGGCAAGCGGCATCCTGTTCCGCAATACCCTGTTTGATGAGAACGCGGCCAGCCACATCGCCCTTGGCCAGTCCTACGCCAAGTGTATGCTCGATACCGACAGCCTGACCGAGGCCCATCTGGCCGCGCAGGGCGCCAATACCAGCTTCATCCATATTGACTGGATGATCGGGTCCAGCAAGATCGATGTAGACGCCATCAACCACGATGGCACACGCGAACCCCTGATGAGACAGGGCGAATGGAGCAACCAGCCATGA
- a CDS encoding RsmB/NOP family class I SAM-dependent RNA methyltransferase produces MKSPTSPSSRPDGRPDARRNRAGRPDRRGGKVAPDPTRDIAFDIVEGVIVHRRMLDTSLEHSAAARTAEPRDRAAAHRLAATVLRHMGTANEVLAPFLKREPPEPVRVVLLIGVAQLLFLDTPPHAAVATSVALARRRGLVPFAGLVNAVLRRVAGGGAEALEGMDQPRLDVPAWLWQSWGRLARPIASALGHEPPLDLTIKPGCDAPPGGEMMPGGSVRFAAGTVKVAELPGFAEGHFWVQDMAATLPARLLNVTKGERVADLCAAPGGKTAQLACAGAEVFAIEREGRRLERLRANLARLGLESVKVIHADAATWKPEAPLDAILLDAPCSATGTIRRHPDAMWIKRPRDIATMTGGQDRLLAAARDMLRPGGRLVYAVCSLQPEEGEQRARAAQDMGLIPDPFTPEELAFLPQARTAEGWLRTHPGMLADRGGMDGFFAARFRRG; encoded by the coding sequence ATGAAGTCTCCCACGTCCCCGTCGTCCCGCCCCGATGGCCGCCCTGATGCCCGCCGCAATCGCGCGGGCCGCCCCGACCGGCGTGGCGGCAAGGTCGCCCCTGACCCCACGCGCGACATTGCTTTCGATATCGTTGAAGGGGTGATCGTCCATCGTCGTATGCTCGATACCTCGCTCGAGCATTCCGCCGCCGCCCGCACCGCCGAGCCGCGTGACCGCGCTGCCGCCCACCGGCTGGCCGCCACCGTGCTGCGCCACATGGGCACGGCAAACGAGGTGCTGGCCCCCTTCCTCAAGCGTGAGCCGCCCGAGCCGGTGCGCGTGGTGCTGCTCATTGGCGTGGCGCAGCTGCTGTTTCTTGACACGCCGCCGCATGCCGCCGTGGCCACTTCGGTGGCGCTGGCACGCAGGCGGGGGCTGGTGCCGTTTGCAGGTCTGGTCAACGCCGTGCTGCGCCGGGTGGCAGGCGGCGGGGCTGAAGCACTGGAAGGGATGGACCAGCCCCGGCTCGATGTGCCGGCGTGGCTGTGGCAGTCCTGGGGCAGGCTTGCCCGCCCCATTGCCAGCGCGCTGGGCCACGAGCCGCCGCTGGACCTGACCATCAAGCCCGGCTGTGATGCGCCCCCCGGCGGCGAGATGATGCCAGGTGGCAGCGTGCGTTTTGCGGCAGGCACGGTCAAGGTGGCCGAACTGCCCGGTTTTGCCGAAGGGCATTTCTGGGTGCAGGACATGGCGGCAACGCTGCCCGCGCGCCTGCTGAACGTGACAAAGGGCGAGCGCGTGGCCGATCTGTGCGCAGCCCCTGGTGGCAAGACCGCGCAACTGGCCTGCGCGGGGGCTGAGGTATTCGCCATCGAGCGCGAGGGCCGCCGCCTTGAGCGCCTGCGCGCCAACCTCGCCCGGCTGGGGCTGGAGAGCGTGAAGGTGATCCACGCCGATGCCGCTACATGGAAGCCCGAGGCCCCGCTCGACGCCATCCTGCTCGATGCGCCGTGCTCGGCCACAGGCACCATCCGTCGCCACCCCGATGCCATGTGGATCAAGCGCCCGCGTGACATCGCCACCATGACCGGGGGGCAGGACCGCCTGCTCGCTGCCGCGCGCGACATGCTGCGCCCCGGCGGGCGGCTGGTCTATGCCGTGTGCTCGCTCCAGCCCGAGGAAGGCGAGCAGCGCGCCCGTGCGGCTCAGGACATGGGGCTGATCCCAGATCCGTTCACGCCCGAGGAACTGGCCTTCCTGCCGCAGGCCCGCACGGCCGAGGGCTGGCTGCGCACCCATCCGGGCATGCTGGCTGATCGTGGAGGCATGGATGGCTTCTTTGCCGCCCGGTTCCGCCGGGGCTGA
- a CDS encoding glycosyltransferase family 4 protein has translation MKILEITNVDFSMRQFLFPLMQALRAEGHDVAGVCADGPLLAQLRADGLRVVCVPMSRTLSPRAQWRAWRALVRVIRAEKPDMVHAHMPISGLLARFAAWWCGVPRIAYTCHGFLFNQPGSRLRRVAALMLEWLAGRVTDIYLTVSEEEARDARRLGIHRHATAIGNGRDPATFHPDPQARTRLRAALGVGEGQVVILAVSRLVRAKGYPELLAAMERMPDNAVLWIVGERLPSDRGADLAACFAAARARLGARLVFLGYREDVAALMAGADIFTLPSHFEGLPMSVIEAMLCGLPVVATTIRGPREQVVAGETGLLVPPGDAAGLASALARLVNDAALRARMGNAGRTRALGRYTQAAVMARVTALLTGRLN, from the coding sequence ATGAAGATTCTTGAAATCACGAATGTCGATTTCTCGATGCGGCAGTTCCTCTTTCCCCTCATGCAGGCGCTGCGGGCCGAAGGGCATGACGTAGCGGGCGTCTGTGCCGATGGCCCGTTGCTGGCGCAGTTGCGCGCCGATGGGCTGCGCGTGGTATGCGTGCCCATGTCGCGCACGCTCTCGCCACGGGCGCAGTGGCGGGCGTGGCGGGCACTGGTGCGCGTCATCCGGGCGGAAAAACCTGATATGGTGCATGCCCACATGCCCATAAGCGGCCTGCTGGCGCGGTTTGCCGCCTGGTGGTGTGGCGTGCCGCGCATTGCCTATACCTGTCACGGTTTCCTGTTCAACCAGCCCGGCTCAAGGTTGCGGCGCGTTGCAGCCCTGATGCTGGAATGGCTGGCCGGACGTGTAACCGACATCTACCTGACCGTATCGGAGGAAGAAGCGCGCGACGCCCGCAGGCTGGGCATTCACCGCCACGCCACCGCCATTGGCAACGGGCGCGACCCGGCCACCTTCCACCCCGACCCGCAGGCCCGCACCCGGTTGCGCGCGGCGCTGGGTGTGGGCGAAGGGCAGGTAGTCATCCTCGCCGTATCAAGGTTGGTGCGGGCCAAGGGCTACCCGGAACTGCTGGCGGCCATGGAGCGCATGCCCGATAACGCGGTGCTGTGGATCGTGGGCGAACGGCTGCCAAGCGACCGGGGTGCTGATCTGGCGGCCTGTTTTGCCGCAGCCCGTGCAAGGCTGGGGGCGCGGTTGGTCTTTCTGGGCTACCGCGAGGACGTGGCCGCCCTGATGGCGGGGGCAGATATCTTTACCCTGCCCAGCCATTTCGAGGGGCTGCCGATGAGCGTAATCGAGGCCATGCTGTGTGGGCTGCCGGTTGTAGCCACCACCATTCGCGGCCCACGTGAGCAGGTTGTGGCGGGGGAGACCGGGCTGCTGGTCCCGCCCGGCGATGCCGCAGGGCTGGCCTCCGCCCTCGCACGTCTGGTGAATGATGCCGCCCTGCGCGCGCGTATGGGCAATGCCGGCCGGACCCGCGCCCTGGGCCGTTACACGCAGGCGGCTGTCATGGCCCGCGTTACGGCATTACTTACGGGCAGGCTTAACTGA
- a CDS encoding Rieske (2Fe-2S) protein — protein sequence MKQALPGSRVLCTRSAALEAPQRVMCDGRAVVVWMVEDDHPAVIDDRCPHGNARLSDGYVLYGRIVCPLHMWTFGADGRAQAPGGRMEAAGPMPQSYESWISGDEVWARI from the coding sequence ATGAAACAGGCGTTACCGGGTTCCCGCGTGTTATGCACACGATCAGCAGCACTTGAGGCCCCGCAGCGCGTGATGTGCGATGGCCGGGCCGTGGTGGTGTGGATGGTGGAGGATGACCACCCCGCCGTGATTGATGACCGCTGCCCGCATGGCAATGCCCGCCTGTCTGATGGCTACGTGCTGTATGGCCGCATTGTCTGCCCGCTGCATATGTGGACCTTTGGCGCCGATGGCCGTGCGCAGGCTCCCGGTGGCCGGATGGAGGCCGCAGGGCCGATGCCACAATCCTATGAAAGCTGGATCAGCGGGGATGAAGTCTGGGCGCGGATTTGA
- the tyrS gene encoding tyrosine--tRNA ligase, with amino-acid sequence MPKSEFLREAEARGFIFQCTDMEALDAAMQAGPVGGYIGFDPTADSLHVGSLIQIMMLRLMHRHGHRPVALVGGGTARIGDPSFREEARKLMTADTIATNLRGVEACLRQFLPLGTAPDAPLLTNNADWLDKLSYIDLLRDVGIHFSINRMLSFDSVRSRLEREQGLTFLEFNYSILQSYDFRELNLRHGVTLQMGGSDQWGNIVSGIDLVRRMNGAQVFGLTTPLLTTSSGAKMGKTAQGAVWLSAQRLPVFDYWQFWRNVEDADVGRFLKLFTELPIEECDRLAALEGAGINEAKKVLATEATALCHGRAAAEEAAEAARRTFEEGAVTAAALPTTTVPAALLAEGVPAFRLFVEAGFAASNGEARRLIRGGGARVNDVVVKDEAQIITDADLVEGAVKLSAGRKRHVLVQPG; translated from the coding sequence ATGCCCAAGAGTGAATTCCTCCGGGAAGCCGAAGCACGCGGCTTCATATTCCAGTGCACCGACATGGAGGCGCTCGACGCTGCCATGCAGGCCGGACCGGTGGGGGGCTATATCGGGTTCGACCCCACGGCGGACAGCCTGCACGTGGGCAGCCTGATCCAGATCATGATGCTGCGCCTGATGCACCGCCACGGCCACCGCCCGGTGGCCCTTGTGGGCGGTGGCACCGCCAGGATCGGCGACCCCTCCTTCCGCGAGGAAGCCCGCAAGCTCATGACGGCGGACACCATCGCCACGAACCTGCGCGGGGTGGAAGCGTGCCTGCGGCAGTTCCTGCCGCTGGGCACCGCCCCTGACGCGCCGCTCCTGACCAATAATGCCGACTGGCTGGACAAACTCTCCTACATCGACCTTCTGCGTGACGTGGGCATTCATTTCTCCATTAACCGCATGCTCTCGTTCGACTCGGTGCGCTCGCGGCTGGAGCGTGAGCAGGGGCTGACCTTCCTGGAGTTCAATTACTCCATTCTCCAGTCCTATGACTTCCGCGAACTCAACCTCCGTCATGGCGTAACGCTCCAGATGGGGGGATCGGACCAGTGGGGCAACATCGTATCGGGCATCGACCTGGTGCGCCGCATGAACGGGGCGCAGGTTTTCGGCCTCACAACGCCACTGCTCACCACAAGTTCCGGCGCCAAGATGGGCAAGACGGCGCAGGGCGCTGTGTGGCTCTCGGCCCAGCGGCTGCCGGTGTTCGATTACTGGCAGTTCTGGCGCAATGTGGAGGATGCGGATGTGGGCCGTTTCCTCAAGCTGTTTACCGAACTGCCCATTGAGGAATGCGACCGACTGGCAGCCCTTGAAGGTGCCGGGATCAATGAGGCGAAAAAGGTGCTGGCCACCGAGGCCACGGCACTGTGCCACGGCCGCGCTGCTGCCGAGGAAGCCGCCGAGGCCGCCCGCCGCACCTTTGAGGAAGGCGCCGTGACGGCTGCGGCCCTGCCCACCACCACCGTGCCCGCGGCATTGCTGGCCGAAGGCGTGCCGGCCTTCCGCCTGTTTGTTGAAGCCGGTTTTGCCGCCAGCAATGGCGAGGCCCGCCGCCTGATCCGTGGTGGGGGCGCGCGCGTGAATGACGTGGTGGTCAAGGACGAGGCACAGATCATTACCGATGCCGACCTGGTTGAAGGTGCGGTCAAGCTCTCGGCAGGGCGCAAGCGCCACGTTCTGGTCCAGCCGGGCTGA